A region of Thermovibrio ammonificans HB-1 DNA encodes the following proteins:
- a CDS encoding class II aldolase/adducin family protein, with the protein MELPFKREREELIRVGRITFEAGLTDTHGGNISCRVGDYILIKKSGKMLGYLKPEDFVVTTLEENPRLDRYASMELIVHRAIYRELPHVKAILHAHAPFTVACSLLYDTIVPADSEGRLLIKEAPVLKAEKVVSSEEVARKLPKLLKEHPVAVIWSHGPFAVGGSAEEALKFLSALENSCKILAAYSQLKGV; encoded by the coding sequence GTGGAGCTTCCCTTCAAAAGAGAAAGAGAGGAACTCATCAGGGTGGGGCGCATAACCTTTGAAGCCGGCCTTACAGACACCCACGGGGGCAATATCAGCTGCAGGGTCGGCGATTACATACTCATAAAGAAGTCGGGAAAGATGCTGGGCTACCTGAAACCGGAGGACTTCGTTGTAACAACCCTTGAAGAGAACCCCCGGCTCGACCGCTACGCATCGATGGAGCTCATAGTCCACAGGGCGATTTACAGGGAGCTTCCCCACGTAAAGGCGATACTCCACGCCCACGCCCCCTTCACCGTAGCGTGCTCACTGCTCTACGACACGATAGTGCCGGCAGACTCCGAAGGCCGGCTCCTCATTAAAGAGGCTCCCGTTCTAAAGGCGGAGAAGGTGGTATCGTCGGAGGAGGTTGCCCGCAAGCTTCCGAAACTCCTGAAGGAGCACCCGGTTGCCGTTATCTGGAGTCACGGCCCCTTTGCGGTAGGAGGAAGCGCCGAAGAAGCCCTGAAGTTCCTGTCGGCCCTTGAGAATTCCTGTAAAATTCTGGCCGCCTACTCACAGCTCAAAGGGGTGTAA
- a CDS encoding Fur family transcriptional regulator, with protein MDGVKQKRKRNTRQKAVVYQVVMDSHDHPTAEKVYERAKRELPTISLGTVYRVLKELASEGKIREIIVNKQSHFDRRTDFHHHFICKKCGRIEDVETPLCRYTCRKVEQKGYVVDEIEYKFYGLCSKCAQKEGISQ; from the coding sequence TTGGACGGTGTAAAGCAGAAGAGGAAGAGGAATACAAGGCAGAAGGCTGTTGTGTATCAAGTGGTTATGGATTCTCACGACCACCCTACCGCCGAGAAGGTTTACGAACGGGCCAAGAGGGAGCTTCCCACCATCAGCCTCGGAACCGTTTACAGGGTGTTAAAGGAGCTCGCATCCGAGGGCAAGATAAGGGAGATAATTGTCAACAAACAGTCCCACTTCGACCGCAGAACCGACTTTCACCACCACTTTATCTGTAAAAAGTGTGGCCGTATAGAGGACGTTGAGACCCCCCTTTGCCGCTACACCTGCAGGAAAGTTGAGCAGAAAGGTTACGTTGTTGACGAAATCGAGTACAAGTTCTATGGCCTCTGCAGTAAGTGTGCACAGAAAGAGGGCATCTCTCAGTAA
- a CDS encoding P-II family nitrogen regulator gives MKKIEAIIKPFKLEEVKDALTEIGVQGLTVSEVKGFGRQKGHTELYRGAEYVVDFIPKVKIEVVVPDSIAEKVVETIVNAARTGRIGDGKVFVIPVEDAVRIRTGERGDSAI, from the coding sequence ATGAAGAAGATAGAAGCCATCATCAAACCCTTCAAACTGGAAGAGGTAAAGGACGCCCTTACCGAAATCGGCGTTCAAGGCTTGACGGTTTCGGAAGTTAAGGGATTTGGCCGTCAGAAAGGTCATACCGAGCTCTACAGGGGAGCCGAGTACGTTGTTGACTTTATTCCGAAGGTGAAAATAGAGGTTGTTGTTCCCGACAGCATAGCCGAGAAGGTTGTTGAAACTATTGTAAACGCCGCCAGAACCGGCAGAATAGGCGACGGTAAGGTTTTCGTGATTCCCGTTGAAGACGCGGTTAGAATCAGAACCGGTGAAAGAGGAGACAGCGCAATTTAA
- a CDS encoding menaquinone biosynthetic enzyme MqnA/MqnD family protein, whose protein sequence is MLKVGKIEYLNTVPVYYGFLTGRVKAEGVEFVEDVPSELNRLMREGFLDLSVISSYEYIVNQDKYLLLPDLSISARKKVISVLFLSTLPIHQLHRKDVWITRSSMTSRELLKYLLKNVYGVEPNFHYYSMKEEDLPKNAKALLAIGDDALKLLRSKRFQFTYDLAEEWYNVTGLPFVFAVWAVRRDSYREKRKEVERFYKLLLESREIGLKSFTQICKEFSGRLGLPERLCEKYLEFLNFHLGEQEIESLKLFAKKLELPLKPEFIEV, encoded by the coding sequence ATGCTGAAGGTAGGGAAGATAGAGTACCTAAACACGGTTCCCGTTTACTACGGCTTCCTCACAGGTAGAGTGAAGGCCGAAGGAGTTGAGTTTGTAGAGGACGTTCCGTCGGAGCTGAACCGGCTGATGAGAGAGGGCTTCCTGGACCTTTCGGTAATCTCTTCCTACGAGTACATAGTAAACCAGGATAAATACCTGCTCCTTCCCGACCTCTCTATATCCGCAAGGAAGAAGGTTATAAGCGTTCTGTTCCTCTCTACCCTGCCCATCCACCAGCTCCACAGGAAGGATGTGTGGATAACGAGGAGCTCAATGACCTCCCGGGAGCTCCTTAAATACCTGCTGAAAAACGTTTACGGGGTTGAGCCCAACTTCCACTACTACTCTATGAAAGAAGAAGACCTACCCAAAAACGCCAAAGCACTGCTCGCAATAGGGGACGATGCCCTGAAGCTCCTTAGGAGCAAAAGGTTCCAGTTCACCTACGACCTTGCAGAGGAGTGGTACAACGTTACCGGACTGCCCTTCGTATTTGCCGTTTGGGCGGTTCGGCGCGACAGCTACAGGGAGAAGAGGAAAGAGGTGGAGCGGTTCTACAAGCTCCTCTTGGAGTCCAGGGAGATCGGACTCAAGAGCTTCACCCAAATCTGCAAGGAGTTCTCGGGCAGACTTGGACTGCCCGAGAGGCTGTGTGAGAAGTACTTGGAGTTTTTGAACTTCCACCTGGGTGAGCAGGAGATAGAGTCGCTGAAGCTCTTTGCCAAGAAGCTCGAACTTCCCCTTAAACCGGAGTTCATAGAGGTTTAA
- the glnA gene encoding type I glutamate--ammonia ligase: protein MRPQNAKEVVELIQREGIKFVDLRFTDMFGTWHHITFPAHEISEESFEQGLFFDGSSIRQWQPINASDMMFKLDPTTATVDPLSEIPTLVVIADIVDPVTKEPYHKDPRNIAKKALEYLKSTGIGDAVYCGPEPEFFVFDDVRYDVGMNYGFYEVDSVEGIWRTGADESPNLGHKVKVKGGYFPVPPNDQLDHIRKIMALKMEEAGLVVEALHHEVATGGQCEIDFRFGTLIEAADNIQWAKYIVKNVAKMFGKTATFMPKPLFGDNGSGMHTHMSIWKNGENLFHGDSYAGLSETALYFIGGIIKHAKAVCAFTNPTVNSYKRLVPGYEAPVNLCYSARNRSAAIRVPVVTSSKAKRIEVRFPDSSGAPYLAFTALLMAGLDGIENKIHPGEPVDKNLYDLPPEELTDIPTVPGSLAEAIDALEKDYEFLTKGGVMTEQFLEDYIEYKRKEEIDPVRLRPTPMEFMLYFDV, encoded by the coding sequence ATGAGGCCGCAAAACGCTAAAGAGGTTGTAGAGCTTATCCAGCGAGAGGGGATTAAGTTCGTAGACCTTCGCTTCACCGACATGTTCGGAACGTGGCACCACATCACGTTCCCTGCCCACGAAATCAGCGAGGAGAGCTTCGAGCAGGGACTCTTCTTCGACGGCTCTTCCATTAGGCAGTGGCAGCCCATCAACGCCAGCGACATGATGTTTAAGCTCGACCCCACAACTGCAACTGTGGACCCGCTTTCCGAAATTCCCACCCTTGTAGTTATTGCCGACATTGTAGACCCCGTTACAAAAGAGCCCTACCACAAGGACCCCAGGAACATAGCCAAGAAGGCCCTTGAGTACCTGAAGTCCACCGGCATCGGCGATGCCGTTTACTGCGGACCCGAGCCCGAGTTCTTCGTTTTCGACGACGTTCGCTACGACGTAGGTATGAACTACGGCTTCTACGAAGTTGACTCGGTAGAGGGTATCTGGAGAACCGGTGCCGACGAGAGCCCCAACTTGGGCCACAAGGTAAAGGTTAAGGGCGGATACTTCCCGGTTCCTCCCAACGACCAGCTCGACCACATCAGGAAGATTATGGCCCTTAAGATGGAGGAGGCCGGACTTGTAGTTGAGGCCCTCCACCACGAGGTTGCTACAGGCGGCCAGTGTGAAATCGACTTCAGGTTCGGCACCCTCATAGAGGCCGCAGACAACATCCAGTGGGCCAAGTACATCGTTAAGAACGTTGCCAAGATGTTCGGCAAAACCGCAACCTTTATGCCCAAGCCCCTCTTCGGGGACAACGGTTCCGGTATGCACACCCATATGTCTATCTGGAAGAACGGCGAGAACCTCTTCCACGGCGACAGCTACGCAGGGCTCTCCGAAACTGCACTCTACTTCATCGGCGGAATCATCAAGCACGCAAAGGCCGTTTGTGCTTTTACAAACCCCACGGTTAACTCCTACAAGAGGCTTGTTCCCGGTTACGAAGCTCCCGTTAACCTCTGCTACTCCGCAAGGAACAGGTCTGCCGCAATAAGGGTTCCGGTTGTTACATCTTCCAAGGCCAAGAGGATTGAGGTCAGGTTCCCCGACTCCTCCGGAGCACCCTACCTTGCCTTTACCGCCCTACTCATGGCCGGACTCGACGGTATCGAGAATAAGATTCACCCGGGCGAGCCTGTTGATAAGAACCTCTACGACCTTCCGCCCGAGGAGCTTACAGATATTCCCACCGTTCCCGGCTCCCTCGCCGAGGCAATCGACGCCCTTGAGAAGGACTACGAGTTCCTCACAAAGGGTGGCGTAATGACCGAGCAGTTCCTCGAGGACTACATAGAGTACAAGCGTAAAGAGGAGATAGACCCCGTAAGGCTCAGGCCTACTCCTATGGAGTTTATGCTCTACTTCGACGTTTAA
- a CDS encoding prephenate dehydrogenase, with amino-acid sequence MEWEFKEICIIGLGLIGGSFALNLRLKGFPGKITAVDINPEAIEKGLELEVIDSGSIKHSMAESADLVVLATPVGAYEPVLKQLKPHLNGSQVVSDLGSVKGKLVYRCEELLADTAPFVGGHPIAGTEKSGVESAVPDLFVGAKFIVTPTENTDPKALEKVKRLWKQLGSEVIEMAPYHHDRVFAAVSHLPHVVAYSIVSAIDDLSEQVNTNLFEFTGGGFRDFTRIAMSDPIMWRDICLANRENLLNSIKSFKSALEKVEKLIEEGNGEGLKEFFEKAREKRKLVK; translated from the coding sequence GTGGAGTGGGAGTTTAAAGAGATATGCATAATCGGCCTGGGCCTCATAGGGGGATCCTTCGCCCTAAACCTGAGGCTGAAGGGCTTCCCAGGGAAGATAACGGCGGTAGATATAAACCCGGAGGCCATCGAAAAGGGACTGGAGCTGGAGGTTATAGACTCCGGCAGCATCAAACACTCAATGGCCGAAAGCGCCGACCTTGTTGTCCTTGCAACGCCCGTAGGGGCCTACGAGCCGGTTTTAAAGCAGCTGAAGCCCCACCTTAACGGCTCTCAGGTGGTTTCAGACCTCGGCAGCGTAAAGGGGAAGCTCGTTTACAGGTGCGAAGAGCTACTGGCAGACACCGCCCCCTTCGTTGGGGGCCATCCGATAGCGGGAACCGAGAAGTCGGGTGTAGAGTCGGCGGTTCCCGACCTTTTCGTAGGGGCGAAGTTCATAGTGACTCCCACAGAGAACACAGACCCAAAGGCCCTGGAGAAGGTTAAAAGGCTCTGGAAGCAGCTGGGCTCGGAAGTGATAGAGATGGCCCCCTACCACCACGACAGGGTCTTTGCCGCGGTAAGCCACCTGCCCCACGTTGTTGCCTACTCTATAGTATCGGCAATAGACGACCTCTCCGAGCAGGTGAATACGAACCTCTTTGAATTCACCGGAGGGGGCTTCAGGGACTTTACCCGAATAGCGATGAGCGACCCGATAATGTGGAGAGACATCTGCCTTGCCAACAGGGAGAACCTGCTCAACTCAATAAAGAGCTTCAAATCGGCCCTTGAAAAGGTGGAAAAGCTGATAGAAGAGGGCAACGGCGAAGGGCTCAAGGAGTTCTTCGAAAAGGCACGGGAGAAGAGGAAGCTGGTAAAGTGA
- a CDS encoding c-type heme family protein produces the protein MSLKNLSVTQKVFIVFGIVVILATLSFFHLLSKTYDESLKIQGRSIAQEILIFRKWAASFGGVWTKDKYSPDVGYLLEIKSNGGNLLAYQGEENLGTIPAFHMYLHNPALATRELSNLSNIEYGWSFHVVSDRYMTKADKPDPWEEKAIKEIEKKIKSGDRKHPEYWGWDGDTFRYARAIFVKKSCLKCHGTPDQIDPVLYKAMVAKYGEEAVKRATGYKVGDLRGIISVTILPAGMLSTVTDVVDLWNVGALILALLIFWYFAQNEIIKPIEKLTKAAHDISLGKLDVDLGVRGLKEEEVKDEITKLAIAIDRLRASIQIAMERLRKKK, from the coding sequence ATGAGTCTTAAAAACCTGAGCGTGACCCAGAAGGTCTTCATAGTATTCGGCATCGTCGTTATACTGGCGACGCTGTCGTTCTTCCACCTGCTCAGCAAAACCTACGACGAGAGCCTAAAAATCCAGGGCCGAAGCATCGCCCAGGAAATCCTCATATTCCGTAAGTGGGCAGCAAGCTTCGGAGGAGTTTGGACGAAGGACAAATACTCACCCGACGTAGGCTACCTGCTCGAGATTAAGAGCAACGGCGGGAACCTCCTTGCCTACCAAGGAGAGGAGAACCTGGGAACAATTCCCGCCTTCCACATGTACCTTCACAACCCGGCCCTTGCAACAAGGGAGCTTTCCAACCTCTCCAACATCGAGTACGGCTGGAGCTTCCACGTAGTTTCCGACAGGTACATGACAAAGGCCGACAAACCCGACCCCTGGGAAGAGAAGGCCATAAAGGAGATAGAGAAGAAGATTAAAAGCGGCGACCGTAAGCACCCCGAGTACTGGGGCTGGGACGGAGACACCTTCAGGTACGCAAGGGCGATTTTCGTTAAAAAGTCCTGCCTGAAGTGCCACGGAACCCCCGACCAGATAGACCCCGTCCTCTACAAGGCCATGGTGGCCAAGTACGGCGAAGAGGCCGTTAAGAGGGCAACGGGCTACAAAGTCGGCGACCTCAGGGGTATCATCAGCGTAACGATACTCCCCGCCGGAATGCTCTCAACGGTTACAGACGTAGTAGACCTGTGGAACGTGGGAGCCCTCATACTCGCGCTCCTCATCTTCTGGTACTTTGCACAGAACGAGATTATCAAGCCGATTGAGAAGCTTACAAAGGCTGCCCACGATATCAGCCTCGGTAAGCTCGACGTTGACCTGGGAGTGAGGGGACTCAAAGAGGAAGAGGTTAAAGACGAAATAACCAAACTGGCAATTGCAATCGACAGGCTCAGGGCAAGTATCCAGATAGCCATGGAGAGGCTGAGGAAGAAAAAGTAA
- a CDS encoding class I SAM-dependent methyltransferase, protein MGAGTGLLTLFLEPFVSQIVAVDTSAGMVEVLREKVEALGLEGKVVPYLGTVNGSFPYSGFNVAVTHMTLHHVEEPRAFLGELVRRLSPGGWLAVSDLDKEDGTFHSNNEGVFHFGFSKEEVEELFRSVGVEPVGYKVFNVIRKRGREYPVFLCVGRLKG, encoded by the coding sequence GTGGGGGCGGGCACCGGGCTCTTGACCCTTTTCCTTGAACCTTTTGTCTCCCAAATTGTTGCCGTTGATACTTCGGCCGGAATGGTTGAGGTTCTAAGGGAAAAAGTTGAGGCCCTTGGGCTTGAGGGAAAAGTTGTTCCCTACCTGGGAACTGTAAACGGCTCTTTCCCCTACTCCGGCTTTAACGTGGCCGTAACCCACATGACGCTCCACCACGTTGAGGAGCCCCGAGCTTTCCTCGGGGAGCTCGTTAGGAGGCTCTCTCCCGGCGGATGGCTTGCCGTCAGCGACCTGGATAAAGAGGACGGCACTTTCCACTCCAACAACGAGGGGGTGTTTCACTTCGGCTTTTCGAAAGAGGAGGTTGAGGAGCTTTTCCGGAGTGTAGGCGTTGAGCCCGTTGGCTATAAGGTGTTTAACGTTATAAGGAAGAGGGGCAGGGAGTACCCCGTCTTCCTCTGTGTGGGTAGGTTGAAGGGTTAG
- the lysA gene encoding diaminopimelate decarboxylase, producing the protein MERKTLYPFIELRNGELYIEELPALEIAEKFSTPAYVYSANAFRWWFNEFNSAFSQVEHTTCFAVKANSNVWVLKLLAELGAGADTVSAGEIHRALTAGISPKKIVFAGVGKRPDEIEFALERDILMINVESESELETVNRVGEKLGKKAPIALRVNPEVDPKTHPYISTGLHEAKFGVDYERAVELYKKAKEMKWVNPVGIHFHIGSQITDTSAFGEAAEKVAELVKELHSLGIEVELFDAGGGLGVNYNPQEPPVPSEELAKQLIPAVKELGCKLILEPGRRISANAGVLLTKLLYIKRRPNKTFYIVDAGMNDLARPALYGAYHHIVPVVNKGRKTETVDVVGPICETGDILAKGRELPECSEGDILAVLSAGAYGFTMASNYNSRPRPPEILVEGSSTRVIRQRETISDLLAREF; encoded by the coding sequence ATGGAGAGGAAAACCCTCTACCCGTTCATAGAGCTCAGAAACGGAGAGCTCTACATAGAGGAGCTTCCCGCCCTGGAAATCGCCGAGAAGTTCTCAACCCCCGCCTACGTTTACAGCGCAAACGCCTTCAGGTGGTGGTTTAACGAGTTTAACTCGGCCTTTTCTCAGGTAGAGCACACAACCTGCTTTGCGGTAAAGGCCAACTCCAACGTTTGGGTTTTGAAGCTCCTTGCCGAGCTCGGAGCCGGTGCAGACACGGTTTCGGCAGGAGAAATCCACAGGGCTTTAACGGCCGGCATCAGCCCGAAGAAAATAGTGTTTGCCGGCGTCGGAAAGAGGCCCGACGAGATAGAGTTCGCCCTGGAGCGGGATATCCTGATGATAAACGTTGAATCGGAGTCGGAGCTGGAAACGGTTAACCGGGTAGGGGAGAAGCTGGGCAAAAAGGCCCCGATTGCCCTGAGGGTAAATCCGGAAGTTGACCCCAAAACCCACCCCTACATCTCAACAGGGCTCCACGAGGCCAAGTTCGGCGTAGACTACGAGCGGGCGGTTGAGCTTTACAAAAAGGCAAAGGAGATGAAGTGGGTTAACCCCGTAGGGATACACTTCCACATAGGCTCACAGATTACCGACACAAGCGCCTTCGGCGAAGCCGCCGAGAAAGTTGCAGAGCTGGTAAAGGAGCTCCACTCCCTCGGAATAGAGGTAGAGCTCTTCGACGCAGGCGGAGGGCTGGGAGTAAACTACAACCCCCAGGAGCCTCCGGTCCCATCAGAGGAGCTCGCTAAACAGCTCATTCCGGCAGTTAAAGAGCTCGGATGTAAGCTGATACTCGAGCCGGGAAGGAGAATATCGGCAAACGCCGGAGTGCTCCTTACAAAGCTCCTCTACATAAAGAGAAGGCCGAACAAAACCTTCTACATAGTAGACGCCGGAATGAACGACCTTGCAAGGCCGGCACTCTACGGGGCCTACCACCACATAGTTCCGGTGGTGAATAAAGGCAGAAAGACCGAAACCGTAGACGTTGTGGGGCCCATCTGCGAAACCGGAGATATCCTCGCAAAGGGCAGAGAGCTTCCCGAGTGCTCAGAAGGGGACATTCTTGCCGTTTTAAGTGCAGGCGCCTACGGCTTCACAATGGCCTCTAACTACAACTCACGGCCCCGCCCTCCCGAGATACTGGTAGAGGGAAGCTCGACAAGGGTAATCCGCCAGAGGGAAACTATCAGCGACCTACTTGCAAGGGAGTTCTAA
- a CDS encoding PD-(D/E)XK nuclease family protein, whose product MSRKRLKELVEELSQKIERNENPFVVVRQFTTFFEVECLRSIQSPVFKEIGGTLQRAALKVLEENLEKRRILSDQERTLLVKRIVEEVEKAECSYGRAQLIDKRIRGILQSGTGEEELLSAAEQIEDSRLKEKLLQTVELVKRFQELQKELTGRSFLTVLKEATERLESSPLPFSSLEVAAPVFLFPLETAFLKKCPHTLYFYRAEGELQGKLQEEFLKDSVNVRELEGNSLSRALNRKPAKSETEVLIKSVYTENEHAVAAVEGVLLALERGVEPHRIAVVGDSIDRLLPVLYSLFKQFKIPFNFQTRGLPLTSTAVVKEFLHEIRESEESLPLTEWLRRLWSRSFRKSDNLEKQLLKLLREIEGLSERGLFLDRRLNGPQARKELLKLLQNRFYMTDDNDPFGVHVCSPESAVSLFPEAVIFIDLSEGSYPRAFPYDPDFSYAEREQINRLLKACGLSNQPFPSRKNLIAYDFLTFHNILSLPLKLFFATVNRRRGESLFTYLLREFAGAKEAPEFATREAVNAFRVYKGEREPETEPERGIVGWKDQGPERAFLVKGSKALRKRLKEITVSQLLSYLRCPTEAFIELFLTPDTQDSIFSAEGTLYHRLIAAGDSWEEEFDREFERLFSRLKAGEKKLEILKEALKKNFSRFIKKAGPIEGKHEEELAVTVEGTVIRGRADLIVEAEKLKIVDFKRGSVKVRVTDSEAIQLLLYAAAKSCGELESWEPQLELLELELVSVSRSYEAGWRNRLKLSKGEVEKVKKLVRTAVRGMKLGIFVPHRLTLRRGRIGLNTYCCRGFERFQLSFEELKRVEKLLRGEE is encoded by the coding sequence GTGAGCCGGAAGAGACTAAAAGAGCTTGTAGAAGAGCTCTCCCAAAAAATAGAGCGGAACGAAAACCCCTTTGTAGTCGTAAGGCAGTTTACAACCTTCTTCGAGGTAGAGTGCCTCAGGTCGATTCAATCTCCCGTTTTTAAGGAGATAGGGGGAACGCTTCAGCGGGCCGCCCTGAAGGTGCTCGAGGAGAACCTTGAGAAGAGGAGAATCCTTTCAGACCAAGAGAGAACGCTCCTTGTAAAGAGAATCGTTGAAGAGGTTGAGAAGGCAGAGTGTAGCTACGGGCGGGCCCAGCTGATAGACAAGAGGATAAGGGGAATTCTCCAGTCGGGAACCGGCGAGGAGGAGCTTCTCTCGGCGGCAGAGCAGATAGAGGACTCAAGGCTGAAAGAGAAGCTCCTCCAAACCGTTGAACTGGTTAAAAGGTTTCAAGAGCTCCAAAAAGAGCTCACGGGCAGGAGCTTCCTCACAGTCTTAAAAGAGGCCACAGAGAGGCTCGAAAGCTCACCGCTCCCCTTTAGCTCCCTGGAAGTTGCAGCTCCCGTTTTCCTGTTTCCGCTGGAAACGGCCTTCCTCAAAAAGTGTCCCCACACCCTCTACTTCTACAGGGCCGAAGGGGAGCTTCAGGGCAAACTCCAGGAGGAGTTCCTGAAAGACTCCGTAAACGTAAGGGAGCTTGAGGGCAACTCCCTATCTCGGGCTTTAAACCGAAAGCCGGCAAAGTCCGAAACAGAGGTGCTCATAAAGAGCGTTTACACCGAGAACGAGCACGCAGTTGCCGCCGTTGAAGGGGTTCTGCTGGCACTGGAGAGGGGAGTAGAACCCCACAGGATAGCCGTGGTGGGAGACTCGATAGACCGGCTGCTACCCGTTCTCTACTCCCTCTTCAAGCAGTTTAAAATCCCCTTCAACTTCCAAACCCGAGGGCTCCCCCTAACCTCCACCGCCGTTGTAAAGGAGTTTCTCCACGAAATCAGGGAGTCGGAGGAGAGCCTGCCGCTTACAGAGTGGCTACGGAGGCTCTGGAGCCGCTCCTTCAGAAAGAGCGACAACCTTGAAAAACAGCTCTTAAAGCTCCTGCGGGAGATAGAGGGGCTCTCGGAAAGGGGCCTCTTCCTCGACCGCAGACTGAACGGCCCCCAGGCCAGGAAGGAGCTCCTAAAGCTCCTCCAGAACAGGTTCTACATGACCGACGACAACGACCCCTTCGGGGTTCACGTCTGCTCCCCCGAGTCGGCGGTGAGCCTCTTCCCCGAAGCGGTTATATTCATAGACCTGTCGGAAGGCTCATACCCGAGGGCGTTCCCCTACGACCCCGACTTCAGCTATGCCGAGAGGGAGCAGATTAACCGGCTCCTCAAGGCCTGCGGCCTCTCCAACCAGCCGTTCCCCTCAAGGAAGAACCTCATAGCTTACGACTTCTTAACCTTCCACAACATACTGTCGCTGCCGCTGAAGCTCTTCTTCGCCACGGTAAACAGAAGAAGGGGAGAGTCGCTCTTCACCTACCTGCTCAGGGAGTTCGCAGGGGCAAAAGAGGCCCCCGAATTTGCCACCCGAGAGGCGGTAAACGCCTTCAGAGTTTACAAAGGGGAGAGAGAGCCGGAAACGGAGCCGGAAAGGGGCATTGTCGGCTGGAAAGACCAAGGGCCGGAGAGGGCCTTTCTGGTTAAGGGTTCAAAGGCCCTCCGGAAGCGGCTGAAAGAGATAACCGTTTCCCAGCTGCTCTCTTACCTTAGGTGCCCCACCGAGGCCTTCATAGAGCTCTTCCTAACGCCGGATACCCAAGACTCTATCTTCAGCGCCGAGGGCACCCTCTACCACAGGCTCATAGCGGCGGGTGACAGCTGGGAGGAGGAGTTCGACCGAGAGTTTGAGAGGCTGTTTAGCCGGCTAAAGGCGGGCGAGAAGAAGCTCGAAATTCTCAAAGAGGCCCTTAAAAAGAACTTCAGCCGTTTCATAAAAAAGGCGGGTCCCATAGAGGGTAAGCATGAAGAGGAGCTCGCCGTTACGGTTGAGGGCACCGTTATCAGGGGGAGGGCCGATTTAATCGTAGAGGCCGAAAAGCTGAAGATAGTGGACTTTAAAAGGGGGAGCGTAAAGGTTAGAGTTACCGACTCGGAGGCCATTCAGCTACTCCTCTACGCTGCGGCCAAAAGCTGCGGAGAGCTTGAAAGCTGGGAGCCGCAGCTTGAGCTCCTTGAGCTCGAGCTCGTGAGCGTTTCACGCAGCTACGAAGCCGGCTGGAGGAACAGGCTGAAGCTCTCAAAAGGCGAGGTTGAAAAGGTAAAAAAGCTCGTTAGAACGGCGGTAAGGGGGATGAAGCTCGGAATATTCGTTCCCCACAGGCTCACGCTCAGGAGAGGAAGAATCGGACTCAACACATACTGCTGCAGAGGTTTTGAGCGGTTCCAGCTGAGCTTTGAAGAGCTCAAGAGAGTAGAAAAACTGCTGAGAGGTGAAGAGTAA
- a CDS encoding DUF4388 domain-containing protein, translating into MELRGDFTSYSEVLDLLQIISLGKKTGEVNLRSGSESITIRFKDGKIVDFNSNVPVIKRLKERVTSGELPLAEAAKFLLHYTTLWDQGKFNFVEKEVTEGIGSADTLNVMMDFTKEQDELPDSVREVLKENKSFTLSEEAKLPITFDEGTWHMLAYLSKGTPVREVLLTKSESFGKGTQEIEFLLKNRAIKEIERGAQNLEVQTVQESQPSASPVVGQDKLDKIKELLIETMGPMGEFLIDETLEDMDLSQLTTDMVPQFIENLIEKIPEACLVEGESCREKLREMITLILGGGSNES; encoded by the coding sequence ATGGAGTTAAGAGGGGACTTCACTTCCTACTCCGAGGTTCTCGACCTCCTGCAGATTATAAGCCTCGGGAAGAAAACCGGAGAAGTGAACCTACGGAGCGGCAGCGAGAGCATAACCATCAGGTTCAAAGACGGGAAAATCGTAGACTTCAACTCCAACGTCCCCGTTATTAAGCGTTTAAAAGAGCGGGTCACCTCCGGCGAGCTCCCACTTGCAGAAGCCGCCAAGTTCCTACTCCACTACACAACCCTGTGGGACCAGGGTAAGTTCAACTTCGTAGAGAAAGAGGTGACAGAGGGGATAGGGAGTGCCGACACGCTAAACGTTATGATGGACTTCACCAAAGAGCAGGACGAGCTTCCCGACTCCGTAAGGGAGGTTCTAAAGGAGAACAAGTCCTTCACCCTATCGGAAGAGGCCAAACTCCCAATCACCTTCGACGAAGGCACCTGGCACATGCTCGCCTACCTCTCGAAGGGAACGCCCGTGAGGGAAGTGCTCCTCACAAAGAGCGAGTCCTTCGGCAAGGGCACCCAGGAGATAGAGTTCCTGCTGAAGAACAGGGCCATAAAGGAGATAGAAAGGGGTGCTCAAAACCTCGAAGTTCAAACAGTACAGGAGAGCCAGCCCTCTGCAAGCCCGGTTGTCGGCCAGGATAAGCTGGATAAAATAAAGGAACTTCTAATAGAAACAATGGGCCCCATGGGTGAGTTCCTCATAGACGAAACCCTGGAGGATATGGACCTTTCACAGCTGACAACCGATATGGTTCCCCAGTTCATAGAGAACCTCATAGAGAAGATACCCGAAGCGTGTCTTGTAGAGGGGGAGAGCTGTAGGGAAAAGCTGAGGGAGATGATTACCCTTATCCTAGGAGGAGGTTCTAATGAGTCTTAA